In Lactiplantibacillus pentosus, the sequence GCTTGTGTCATTAATGGCGCAACTAAGCCCGCAGCGGTCAGGGCCGCAACAGTCGCAGAACCCAGTGAGACCCGCAGGATAACGGCAACTAGCCAACCTAAGATGAGTGGGGAAATACTGCTGCCACTGAAGAGTTGGGCAACGGCTTTACCAACACCACCGTCGATCAAGATTTGTTTGAAGGCGCCACCGCCACCAATAATCAGGAGGAGCATCGCAATCGACTTGGTCGCGTCTTCAACCGTGGCCGTGATGGCTTTATGGGACTTGTGTTGGTGAATCCCCATGGACCAGAGTGCAAATAATAGCGAAATCAACATGGCAATCCCGGGTGCCCCAATCAACCGCACGATTGAATCGATAGTTGACGGATTTTTAGGCGTGACGCCGTGGTCAACGACAAGTTCATAGACCGTTGTGATCGTCATCAAAATGACTGGGAAGAGGGCGGTTAAGACACTGAGGCCAAAACCAGGCGCTTCGGAGACTTTGAATTTACGTTCAGAACTACTGAGGGGCATCTTAAGCTTGCCAGCAAAGGCGTCTGGCACCATTTTCTGGGCCCAACGTGAGAACAAGGGACCCGCGATATAGACCGTTGGAATCGCGATGATGATCCCAAATAGCAGCACGTGGCCGACATTGGCGTTTAACGTCGTAGCAATCGCCGTGGGTGCCGGATGTGGTGGCAAGAAGCCGTGGGTCACAGACAACGCCGCCCCCATTGGAATCCCAAGATACAACACTGGCACTTGCGCTTCGATGGCAATCGCAAAGACGATTGGAATCAGCAGGACGATGCCGACTTCAAAGAATAGGGCGATCCCAATGATGAAGGAGGCCACCACGATGGCGATTTGGAGCCGTTTACGACCAAAAATATCGATTAAGGTCGTCGAAATGGTATAAGCACCACCGGCGTCGGCGACTAAGCGCCCGAGCATGGCACCGAACCCAAAGACGAGGGCCAGTTCGCCAAGTTGACCACCAATCCCATTTTGAATACTGGTGGCGATTTTCGTCAGTGGCATTCCTAAGCCGATTCCCACCACGACCGCGGTGACGATCAGTGCGATGTAGGTGTTCAGCTTGAATTTAATAATGAGTAATAATAGTAAGATTATTCCAAGTGTTAGAACAACGAATGGCATGGTGTACACTTCCTAACGATTAAGAGTTGCGATTTCGTGATACAGTGGCGCGAGTTGCGCAGTCACGTGGTCGAAAACGACTTGGTGTTGGTGATACATTTGATGATTGGCTGCGTTGGGCTCATAAGTTTCAGTATCTCCAATCATCGCGTGGATCGCGTTTAAATCATCAATGTGTCCAAGGGCTTTCAATCCAATCACGGCAGCGGCCAGACAAGAACTTTCAAAGCTGCTTGGAATCGTGATGGGTTGGCCGAGGACACCGGTTAAAATTTGACGCCAGAGACTAGAGCGGGCAAAGCCACCCGTGGCGCGAATCGCATGGACCGGTTCGGCAGCGGTCGTCAGTTGGAGCACGGTGTTCAAATTCATGACGATGCCTTCGAGTACGGCGCGTGCAATGTCGGCCTTTGTCGTGGTCGTCGTCACACCGAGCAGTGAACCGCGCGCATCCGCGTTCCACAGTGGGGCCCGTTCGCCACTCAAATAGGGGTGGAATAACAGGCCGTGCGCACCAACGGGAACGGTGGCCGCAAGCGCTGTCAACTGGTCGTAGGGATCTTGTTGGTGGTCGCGTGCCACTTGTGATTCCGTGACAAACAATTCATCGCGGACCCAGCGGAAGACTTGACCACCGTTGTTGATGGGGCCGCCGACGATCCAGTGATGCGGGGCCACGTAGTAACAGAAGAGCCGGCCTTCAGGGTCTAAGTAAGGTTGTTTCGTCATGACCCGTACGGCGCCGGATGTCCCAATCGTGATTGCGGCAACGCCGGGTTCATCGGCGCCAACGCCCAAGTTAGAGAGTGCGCCATCGCTAGCCCCCATGATGACTTTGGTGGCCAAACGTAACCCTAGCTCACCAGCAGCAGTCGGCGTCAAGCCGTTGATCACCGCATCCGTATCAACTAACCGTGGGAGTTGGGCCCGCGTCACTTGAGCGTAGTCGAGGGCGGCGGGTTCCCAGTCAAAGTTATACAAGTTGAAGAGGCCGGTCGCGTTGGCCATCGAATAATCCATCTGCAACTGTCCCGTCATTAAGTAGATGATGTATTCTTTGATGCCGACAACGTAGCGGGCTTGGTTCAATAAGTCTGGTTGCTGGTTGGCAAACCAGTGTAATTTGACTAGTGGACTCATCGGATGAATCGGGGTCCCGGTCATCTCATAGAGTTGCTGGCCGAGCGGTTGGGCTTTTAAGGTAGCGGCATCCGCAGCGGCCCGATTGTCTGCCCAGGTAATTACGCGCGTAAGCGGTTGCTTATTGGCGTCTAATAAAATCAGACTGTGCATTGCTGAGGAGAAGGCCATCCCTTCGATCTCGTCGGTGGCAATCCCGGCACTTACTTGGTGAATCGTGGCTTGAACGGCCTGCCAGATTTCTTGCGGGTCTTCTTCCGCAGTTGTCACGGTATCGTGATAGAGTGGGTAGCCGACGTTTGCGCTGGCAATGACGTGGCCTTGATGGTCATATAAGACCGACTTGGTACTTGTAGTTCCTAAATCAGTTCCGATTAGGTAAGTCATGGTGCAGGTTCCTCCTATTCGTGGTCGACAGCGTGGCCGCCAAATTCGTTGCGTAATGCGGCAACAACTTTACCCGTAAAGGTATCATCCGTGGTAGAGCGGTAGCGCATCATCAGTGCCATGGCAATCACCGGCGTGGCCACTTGTTGGTCGAGGGCGGTGTCTAGCGTCCAGCGACCTTCGCCGGATGAATGCATGACCCCTTTGATGTCGTCCAAGTTACCGTCCTTACTGAAGGCGTCTTGGGCGAGTTCCATGAGCCAACTGCGGATGACGGAGCCGTTGTTCCACATCTTGGCGACAGCAGCGTTGTCATAAGTGAATTGACTATGCTGTAAAACATCAAAGCCTTCACCTATTGCTGCCATCATACCATACTCAATCCCATTGTGAACCATCTTCAAGTAGTGACCGCTACCAACTGGGCCGGTGTACAAGTATCCATCGGGTGCTGCGATTGCTTGAAATAGCGGTTCAACGACTTTGAATGTCGCGGAATCGCCACCAATCATAAAGTTACCGTTGTGGCGAGCACCAGCTTGACCACCAGAAGTCCCGACATCTAAAAAGTTGATGTGTTGTGCACCGAGTTGTTCACCATGGCGGATGCTATCTTGGTAGTGGGAATTGCCACCGTCTAAGACGATATCACCGGCACTCAGGCTATCGGCGAGCTGACTGATGACACTATCCGTGGCCTTGCCAGCTGGCACCATGATCCAGATGATGCGAGGAGATGGCAGTTGTGCGACTAAATCAGCTAAGTCCGTCGCCGTCGCGATGCCTTGTTGGGCCGCCAGTTGTAAGTTGTCGGGGTTAAGGTCCATCCCGACTGCCGTGTGTCCATTGTCTTGCATGTTGAGTGCCAAGTTCATGCCCATTTTACCTAAACCAATCAATCCTAATTTCATCATTAAAACCCTCTTTTATATGAAAATTATTAATCACTTTTTGTATTCGCTTTCATTGTAATAAAACTATTTACAAATTTCAACTATATTTATGTAAAAAGTTTTCAACTAAATCCAAATAAAGGCAACCAGCCCTAATTTGACGGGGCTGGTTGCCACAATAAAATTTTTGTTAAATGGCGGACCAAGCTGTCGACCCGATACTTGGGAAGAGGGTGACGAGTTGTTCGCGTTGGGCGGGTGTCAGTTGATATTGAATGGCCGGTAGTAACGTGTTGATGGTGTTATCGGCTTGTTCACCCAATTCAGCCGCCGCAATTAAGCGCTGCTGGTCATCAGTCACGACCAGGTTATGTCCCTGGACGTCGCGCGTCGTCTGGCGGAACCAATCATCTTTTAAATCGCTGACGGTCACGTTGACGT encodes:
- a CDS encoding gluconate:H+ symporter, translated to MPFVVLTLGIILLLLLIIKFKLNTYIALIVTAVVVGIGLGMPLTKIATSIQNGIGGQLGELALVFGFGAMLGRLVADAGGAYTISTTLIDIFGRKRLQIAIVVASFIIGIALFFEVGIVLLIPIVFAIAIEAQVPVLYLGIPMGAALSVTHGFLPPHPAPTAIATTLNANVGHVLLFGIIIAIPTVYIAGPLFSRWAQKMVPDAFAGKLKMPLSSSERKFKVSEAPGFGLSVLTALFPVILMTITTVYELVVDHGVTPKNPSTIDSIVRLIGAPGIAMLISLLFALWSMGIHQHKSHKAITATVEDATKSIAMLLLIIGGGGAFKQILIDGGVGKAVAQLFSGSSISPLILGWLVAVILRVSLGSATVAALTAAGLVAPLMTQAGIDPALMVIAIGAGSVAASHVNDAGFWMFREYFDLTVKQTLLTWTVLETIIAVCGLGGVLALNAVFH
- the gnd gene encoding phosphogluconate dehydrogenase (NAD(+)-dependent, decarboxylating), whose protein sequence is MKLGLIGLGKMGMNLALNMQDNGHTAVGMDLNPDNLQLAAQQGIATATDLADLVAQLPSPRIIWIMVPAGKATDSVISQLADSLSAGDIVLDGGNSHYQDSIRHGEQLGAQHINFLDVGTSGGQAGARHNGNFMIGGDSATFKVVEPLFQAIAAPDGYLYTGPVGSGHYLKMVHNGIEYGMMAAIGEGFDVLQHSQFTYDNAAVAKMWNNGSVIRSWLMELAQDAFSKDGNLDDIKGVMHSSGEGRWTLDTALDQQVATPVIAMALMMRYRSTTDDTFTGKVVAALRNEFGGHAVDHE
- a CDS encoding gluconokinase, which codes for MTYLIGTDLGTTSTKSVLYDHQGHVIASANVGYPLYHDTVTTAEEDPQEIWQAVQATIHQVSAGIATDEIEGMAFSSAMHSLILLDANKQPLTRVITWADNRAAADAATLKAQPLGQQLYEMTGTPIHPMSPLVKLHWFANQQPDLLNQARYVVGIKEYIIYLMTGQLQMDYSMANATGLFNLYNFDWEPAALDYAQVTRAQLPRLVDTDAVINGLTPTAAGELGLRLATKVIMGASDGALSNLGVGADEPGVAAITIGTSGAVRVMTKQPYLDPEGRLFCYYVAPHHWIVGGPINNGGQVFRWVRDELFVTESQVARDHQQDPYDQLTALAATVPVGAHGLLFHPYLSGERAPLWNADARGSLLGVTTTTTKADIARAVLEGIVMNLNTVLQLTTAAEPVHAIRATGGFARSSLWRQILTGVLGQPITIPSSFESSCLAAAVIGLKALGHIDDLNAIHAMIGDTETYEPNAANHQMYHQHQVVFDHVTAQLAPLYHEIATLNR